A segment of the Echinicola strongylocentroti genome:
AAATTCAGGGAATCCAACCCGAATGTGAAGTGAGGTATTATTAGGGTGCAGAGTGACAAAACATTTTGAAAAAGCCATGACGGGATTTACTGTTATGGTTTTTTTTAGCTCTTGACTTTCTGGGGTTGCTGATGTTAAGGTAAGATTTGTATTTGGCTACCCACTCCTTTATCGAGAGACTGACAGGATAAGATACAGGTGCTATGTGCTTTAACCCGGAATATGCATTAGCCTATCTGTTGTGACCTGAACCTGCTTCAAAATCAGCCGTTTCACTTTAGTTTTCGGCATAACCGTAGCGGTGCTACGTTAATGCCTCCAAACTAACTGATTTTCTTGCAATTTCAGCTCTCACTACGATTCCTAATGCATAATCCGGGTTTAAATCCTAGCCTATCTATTTTGGTCTGATCCGCGGCGGACAAAATCAGTTGCTTCGCTGCTGTTTCCAATTCTAACTAGCGGCAAAACAGGTTCATCATCCACCCTCCAAACAGCCGGTTCTAATGTAGTTTCATACCTTCCCGACATTCGTCAAGACAGGCTATATCGATTCCTAATTCATAAACTGGGTAAAAAAAAACCGGAAATGCCCTTCGACAATTCCGGTGTGTTCTATGGTTGTTTGATGGTTTATTTCATTCCAAGGGTTTTGGAGGGGGTGTCTTGTACGCACCTGAAGCCTACATTGGAGGAACCACTGTCATAGGCATGTCCTTGGCGGGCACTGGGGCGGTAGTTGATGCAGTAGTTGTCAGAGCATAGGAAAGAACCACCCTTGATCACCCTTTCTTTGGCGTAGGGGTTGGTAGGGTTGTAGCATTGGTTCATGTTAGCGTCCAGTTTTGGCGCATTACCAGTTAGTCGCTGGAATTTGATGGCATCAAACCAGTCATCGGTCATTTCCCATACATTACCAATGATGTCATAAAGCCCAAAGTCGTTTGCAGGAAAGTTCTTCACTGGTGCGGTGCCCATAAATCCGTCCTTTCCTTGATTGCCATTTGGAAATCGCCCCTGGAAAGTGTTGGCCATAAACTTGCCCTGTGGTCTTAGTTCATCACCCCAAGAGTATCTTTTTTCTGTTAATCCTCCTCTTGCAGCATATTCCCATTCCGCTTCAGTGGGCAGTCTTTTACCAGCCCATTTTGCATAAGCAAGGGCGTCATCATAGGCAATATGCACCACTGGATGGTCCATTCTTCCTTGAAGGTCTGTTCCTGGCCCTTCTGGATGTTTCCAACTGGCACCAGGCGTCCACTTCCACCAATTGGAAATATCTCTGGTGTCCACAGGTTGGTCAGGAGCCACAAACACGAGCGACCCAGCTTGTAGCAATGAATCAGCTGGTTTGGGCGTGTTTGGAGGAAGTTGTTTTTTCATTTCCTCCCACTCTGGTTTTTTCTCTGCTATTGTTACATACCCCGTTGCGTCGACGAATTTTTTGAATTCTGCATTGGTTACTTCGGTTTCATCCATATAGAAGCCTTCCACATGACGTTTTACTGCAGGTCTCTCCACAGGGTAAGCCTCTTGTTCATCGGTGCCCATCATAAAGTCCCCCCCGGGATCCATACCATGCCCTCTCTCTCCTCTAGGGTGGATTGGGGAGTACTTACGGGAGTGGCCGCTTTGTTATTGGCAGTAGTAGTACCTTCTTTCTGATTATTTTCGCCACAAGCCCATAAAACGCTTGCTGCTGAAATGAGCAGCAGAGCATTGTTAACGGACTTATTTAGGATGGATACTTTCATATTTAAAATTGTATTATTGACTTGTTAATCAGTTTTGATTGAACGGACAAGTTATGCCTATGCTTTTTAAAAGTAAAGTTAATCGTGTAAAGATTGCGCCAAAATAGGCAAATAATAAATGGTAGGGGAGCTTGCCTACTGGATTACGTGTGACGATGGGGATAAGTCAGTGATCATCCTATTTTAGTTGCCGTTCATAAAGATGGATATAATCATCCACACTTATTTTTCCGATGAGAAGGCCAATCAACTCATAGGGAATGGCATCCGGTTTTTTGAACCGTATACAGCTTTTGCCCATATCCAATTTATACGTGCAATGCTTAGGGTACTCTTCAATGAACCATTGCATAATCGTGTCATCGGCATAAATACCACAGTGATATAGGGCGATGTGGTTTTTTTGGTTGGCTATGGAGACAAAGGGTAGCGGGAGTGAAGGGGTACAATGATACCCTGCAGGATAAAGATCATGGGGCACTACATAGCCGATCATACCATAGCTGATGGTCTCTTCAAAGCCTTCGGGGAGGTGTTTTAGAATTGTGTTCCTGAGTTTGGTGAAATACGGCTTTCT
Coding sequences within it:
- a CDS encoding formylglycine-generating enzyme family protein — translated: MDPGGDFMMGTDEQEAYPVERPAVKRHVEGFYMDETEVTNAEFKKFVDATGYVTIAEKKPEWEEMKKQLPPNTPKPADSLLQAGSLVFVAPDQPVDTRDISNWWKWTPGASWKHPEGPGTDLQGRMDHPVVHIAYDDALAYAKWAGKRLPTEAEWEYAARGGLTEKRYSWGDELRPQGKFMANTFQGRFPNGNQGKDGFMGTAPVKNFPANDFGLYDIIGNVWEMTDDWFDAIKFQRLTGNAPKLDANMNQCYNPTNPYAKERVIKGGSFLCSDNYCINYRPSARQGHAYDSGSSNVGFRCVQDTPSKTLGMK
- a CDS encoding DUF1801 domain-containing protein, with the protein product MKPTINSPTEYINTVPKERKPYFTKLRNTILKHLPEGFEETISYGMIGYVVPHDLYPAGYHCTPSLPLPFVSIANQKNHIALYHCGIYADDTIMQWFIEEYPKHCTYKLDMGKSCIRFKKPDAIPYELIGLLIGKISVDDYIHLYERQLK